Proteins encoded within one genomic window of Synechococcus sp. PCC 7335:
- a CDS encoding type IIL restriction-modification enzyme MmeI, with product MSTARHHAEWLSLVEASGPFVSMPVLLKAFPQGLDAHDPEVMRLVRLAHDEWQANHHDKGIRAAWVEFVLREVLGFPEQVLLSGQAIPSGLSVTVAEQGETLRPDWVIKQENVRLLVQVYAPGQDLEKAVKGSRWAASAAARVMELLHGTGVRLGLVTNGEHWLLVNAPKGEATGYISWYATLWQEEKLTLRAFRSLLGVERFFGVDESETIEALLAASVNSQQEVTDQLGFQVREAVEVLVQSIDRADQDRNRELLAGLPETRLYEAALTVMMRLVFLFSAEERGLLLLGDPVYDQFYAVSTLRETLREQADQSGEEILERRYDAWCRLLAIFRAVYGGIGHEALRLPAYGGTLFDPDRFAFLEGRESGSCWQRVEARPIEINNRTVLHLLEALQLLEVSMPGGGGKVSRKISFRALDIEQIGHVYEGLLDHTAVRATEPILGLVGTSKKEPEVGLGVLEGLWGDGEMGDGDIVKFLKKATGRSKSALKKALAVDVGQEWSAYELGRLRVACGNDQALYERVRPFAGLVRRDTFGYPVVIGAGSVYVTQGSDRRDTGTHYTPRSLTEEIVKYTLEPLVYVGPAEGKAKDKWTLKQASELLSLKVCDMAMGSGAFLVEVCRYLSARVVEAWENAEGRIKERESGLEARVLPDGSLSVGDVTERLLPVDAEERLIMARRLVADRCVYGVDKNPLAVEMAKLSLWLITLQKHKPFTFLDHALRCGDSLVGVSARQLWYWNMDTSEGTTPELLADGIRKQIDEVAEMRRDLERISVETTADQMEKKTRLGLAQAKATGLLDSADQLLKSYFISAKKSRQDDARQIMLQVYRGERDEPDEIGGVLEKNNVRPFHWELEFPEVFAGGGFDAIVGNPPFQGGKKITGSLGNSYRDFLVEQIANGIKGSADLCAYFFLRADGSLRLDGGMGLIATNTIAQGDTREVGLDQLAAKGRLIPRAIPSRKWPGSASLEVAHIWMKKGKWEGGFELSEESVQGITPFLTIPGQSSGNPEKLIANKGSSHIGSYVLGMGYILTPDEAQDLINKDQRNADVLFPYLNGQDLNSRPDQSPSRWVINFFDWPLDAKHDDPDKPKGSPYAADYPNCLSILREKVKPERDKKKRKQYREIWWQYAEKQKALYGAIEGCDRVLVRARIANIHSITWVPKGWVYNEKVVVFVDCSFTIMQSNIHEAWARRYSSSLRKDMQYTPSDCFETFPFPIQPNTLETIGETYYTHRQSTMLTHNEGLTKTYNRFHNPDDTTPAIVKLRDLHTQMDTAVAAAYGWQDLPLDHGFHETKQGLRYTISEAARREVLDRLLALNHERYAEEKALGLHDKKKKKSRKKKAKVKTKAAKKEGPPEDQMKLFF from the coding sequence ATGTCTACTGCTCGTCATCATGCTGAATGGCTGTCGCTGGTTGAGGCGTCGGGGCCGTTTGTGAGTATGCCGGTGCTGCTGAAGGCCTTTCCGCAGGGGCTAGATGCGCATGATCCAGAGGTGATGCGGTTGGTGCGGCTGGCGCATGATGAGTGGCAGGCCAATCATCACGATAAAGGCATTCGTGCGGCGTGGGTAGAGTTTGTACTACGCGAGGTACTGGGCTTTCCGGAGCAAGTGCTACTGAGTGGGCAGGCGATTCCGTCAGGATTGTCGGTAACGGTGGCGGAGCAAGGGGAGACGCTGCGACCTGATTGGGTGATCAAGCAAGAAAACGTGAGGCTACTGGTGCAGGTGTATGCGCCGGGGCAGGATTTGGAGAAGGCGGTGAAAGGGTCGCGGTGGGCGGCGAGTGCGGCGGCGCGGGTGATGGAGTTGCTACATGGTACAGGAGTGCGGCTGGGGCTGGTGACGAATGGGGAGCATTGGCTGCTGGTGAATGCGCCGAAAGGGGAGGCGACGGGCTATATCTCCTGGTATGCGACGCTGTGGCAGGAGGAAAAGCTGACGCTACGGGCGTTTCGCTCTTTGCTGGGGGTGGAGCGCTTTTTTGGTGTGGATGAGAGTGAGACGATTGAGGCGCTGCTGGCAGCGAGTGTAAATAGTCAGCAGGAGGTGACCGATCAGCTGGGCTTTCAGGTGAGGGAGGCGGTGGAGGTGCTGGTGCAGTCGATTGACCGGGCGGATCAGGATCGAAACCGAGAGCTGCTAGCGGGACTGCCGGAGACGAGGCTGTATGAGGCGGCGCTGACGGTGATGATGCGGCTGGTGTTTTTGTTTTCTGCAGAAGAGCGGGGGCTGCTGTTGCTGGGCGATCCGGTGTATGACCAGTTTTATGCGGTGAGTACGCTGCGGGAGACGTTGCGGGAGCAGGCGGATCAGAGTGGGGAGGAGATTTTGGAGCGGCGGTATGATGCGTGGTGTCGGCTGCTGGCGATTTTTCGGGCGGTGTATGGCGGAATTGGGCATGAGGCGCTGCGGCTGCCTGCTTATGGTGGCACGCTGTTTGACCCGGATCGGTTTGCGTTTTTGGAAGGGAGAGAGTCGGGCTCTTGCTGGCAGCGGGTGGAGGCAAGGCCGATTGAGATCAACAACAGAACGGTGCTGCATTTGCTGGAGGCGCTGCAGCTATTGGAGGTGTCGATGCCGGGGGGTGGAGGCAAGGTGTCTCGCAAGATCTCTTTTCGGGCGTTGGATATTGAACAGATTGGGCATGTGTATGAGGGCTTGCTAGACCATACGGCGGTGCGGGCGACGGAGCCGATTTTGGGGCTGGTGGGGACGAGTAAGAAGGAGCCGGAGGTGGGGCTGGGTGTGTTGGAAGGGCTTTGGGGAGATGGGGAGATGGGGGATGGGGACATAGTCAAGTTTTTGAAGAAGGCGACGGGGCGGAGTAAGTCGGCTTTGAAGAAGGCGCTGGCGGTGGATGTGGGGCAGGAGTGGAGTGCGTATGAGCTGGGGCGGCTACGGGTGGCTTGTGGGAATGATCAGGCGCTGTACGAGCGGGTGAGGCCGTTTGCGGGGCTGGTGCGGCGCGATACGTTTGGCTATCCGGTGGTGATTGGGGCGGGGAGTGTGTATGTGACGCAGGGGAGCGATCGCCGTGATACGGGGACGCACTATACGCCACGTAGTCTGACGGAGGAGATTGTGAAGTATACGCTGGAGCCGCTGGTGTATGTGGGGCCTGCGGAGGGGAAGGCGAAGGATAAGTGGACGCTGAAGCAGGCGAGTGAGCTGCTGAGCCTAAAGGTGTGTGATATGGCGATGGGGAGTGGGGCGTTTTTGGTGGAGGTGTGTCGGTATTTGTCGGCGAGAGTGGTGGAGGCGTGGGAAAACGCGGAGGGGCGGATAAAAGAAAGAGAGAGTGGTTTGGAGGCAAGGGTGTTGCCGGATGGGTCGCTTTCTGTGGGAGACGTAACAGAGCGATTGTTGCCTGTGGATGCGGAGGAGCGGTTGATTATGGCGCGGCGGCTGGTGGCGGATCGCTGTGTGTATGGGGTGGATAAGAATCCGCTGGCGGTGGAGATGGCGAAGCTGTCGCTGTGGTTGATTACGCTGCAAAAGCATAAGCCGTTTACGTTTTTGGATCATGCGTTGCGCTGTGGGGATTCGCTGGTGGGGGTGAGTGCGCGGCAGCTGTGGTATTGGAATATGGATACGAGTGAGGGGACGACGCCGGAGCTGTTGGCGGATGGGATTCGCAAGCAGATTGATGAGGTGGCTGAGATGCGGCGGGATCTGGAGCGGATTTCGGTGGAGACGACGGCGGATCAGATGGAGAAAAAGACTCGGCTGGGGTTGGCGCAGGCTAAGGCGACGGGGTTGTTGGATAGCGCGGATCAGCTGTTGAAGAGTTATTTTATCTCTGCGAAGAAGAGTCGGCAAGATGACGCGCGGCAGATTATGTTGCAGGTGTATCGGGGGGAGCGGGATGAGCCGGATGAAATCGGTGGGGTGCTGGAGAAGAACAATGTGCGGCCTTTTCATTGGGAGCTGGAGTTCCCGGAGGTGTTTGCAGGGGGTGGGTTTGATGCGATCGTAGGGAATCCGCCGTTTCAGGGTGGGAAGAAAATTACTGGATCTTTAGGAAACTCTTATCGAGATTTCTTAGTAGAACAGATTGCGAATGGAATAAAAGGCAGTGCGGATTTGTGTGCGTATTTCTTCTTACGGGCAGATGGGTCGCTAAGGCTAGATGGTGGCATGGGTCTGATTGCTACAAATACGATTGCGCAGGGAGATACAAGAGAGGTAGGACTAGATCAACTAGCAGCCAAAGGAAGGCTAATCCCTCGCGCAATACCAAGTCGAAAATGGCCAGGGTCAGCAAGCTTAGAAGTAGCCCATATCTGGATGAAGAAGGGAAAGTGGGAAGGAGGCTTTGAGCTTAGTGAGGAGTCAGTTCAAGGGATTACCCCATTCCTGACAATCCCAGGACAATCCAGTGGAAATCCTGAAAAGCTAATAGCCAACAAAGGCAGTTCCCACATTGGTTCTTATGTTTTAGGTATGGGCTATATTCTGACTCCAGATGAGGCACAGGACTTAATTAATAAAGATCAACGCAATGCTGATGTGCTTTTTCCGTACTTGAATGGACAAGATTTAAACTCAAGACCTGACCAGTCACCAAGTCGTTGGGTTATTAACTTTTTTGATTGGCCATTAGATGCTAAGCATGATGATCCAGATAAACCGAAGGGGTCACCATATGCAGCAGATTATCCTAATTGCTTATCGATTTTAAGAGAAAAGGTTAAGCCAGAACGAGATAAGAAAAAGCGAAAGCAGTATAGAGAAATCTGGTGGCAATATGCAGAGAAGCAGAAAGCACTTTATGGTGCGATTGAGGGGTGCGATCGCGTTCTTGTACGAGCCAGAATCGCAAATATTCATTCAATCACTTGGGTTCCCAAAGGCTGGGTTTATAACGAGAAAGTCGTTGTTTTTGTTGACTGTTCTTTTACTATCATGCAGTCAAATATCCACGAGGCATGGGCCAGAAGATATAGCTCAAGCCTAAGGAAAGATATGCAATATACACCATCAGATTGCTTTGAAACCTTTCCTTTTCCTATCCAACCAAATACTCTCGAAACCATCGGCGAAACCTACTACACCCACCGCCAATCCACCATGCTCACCCACAACGAGGGCCTCACCAAAACCTACAACCGCTTCCACAACCCCGACGACACCACCCCCGCTATCGTCAAACTCCGCGACCTCCACACCCAAATGGACACCGCCGTCGCCGCCGCCTACGGCTGGCAAGACCTCCCGCTAGACCACGGCTTCCACGAAACCAAACAGGGCCTACGCTACACCATCAGCGAAGCGGCGAGGCGCGAAGTGCTCGATCGGCTGCTGGCACTGAACCATGAGCGCTATGCGGAGGAGAAGGCATTGGGACTGCATGATAAGAAAAAGAAGAAGAGTCGGAAGAAGAAGGCGAAGGTGAAGACAAAGGCGGCTAAGAAGGAAGGGCCGCCGGAGGATCAGATGAAGTTGTTCTTTTAG
- a CDS encoding endonuclease domain-containing protein, with protein MKNHFIPCNPKLTARARDLRNNMTAGEKMLWQRLRQKRIMGYDFDRQKPMDQFIVDFYCKALALAIEVDGSVHDTSEAQLRDQERQARLESLGVRFLRFSDDAVKQDINGVCLTIMNWIKQHRD; from the coding sequence ATGAAAAATCACTTTATTCCTTGCAATCCAAAGCTGACAGCTAGGGCGCGCGACCTCCGAAACAACATGACGGCAGGAGAAAAGATGCTTTGGCAGAGGCTGAGGCAGAAACGAATCATGGGATACGATTTTGATCGGCAGAAACCAATGGATCAATTTATTGTTGATTTTTACTGTAAGGCACTAGCGCTAGCAATTGAAGTGGATGGTTCTGTTCATGACACCTCAGAGGCACAGCTGCGTGACCAGGAAAGGCAAGCACGTTTAGAATCGTTAGGTGTTCGATTCTTACGATTTTCAGATGACGCTGTGAAGCAAGATATTAATGGAGTTTGCTTGACGATTATGAATTGGATAAAACAACACCGTGATTGA
- a CDS encoding HIRAN domain-containing protein, translating into MKKLFLSWQNPVSRRWFPIGRLDFDGGLYRFRYIQGALVAEEKGHFRPIRTFPDFYIVYESPRLFPLFENRLLRRSRPEFPDYVKWLNIPKKSDDPIALLSRSGGQRMTDTFEVFPCPQPDENGLYRIHFFVHGLRYMPSETQTHIQQLKADTQLFIMQDSQNDFDTDALLLRTEDCRNVGYCPRYLTNDVLQLLNKDPQNLSVVVERVNPHPTPVQFRLLCHLRAKWSEAFQPFSGDLYKPLVEEVATTVHACTQ; encoded by the coding sequence GTGAAAAAGCTCTTTTTGTCCTGGCAAAATCCAGTCTCTCGCCGATGGTTTCCTATCGGTCGATTAGATTTCGATGGCGGTCTCTATCGCTTTCGCTACATTCAAGGGGCGCTAGTTGCCGAGGAGAAAGGTCATTTCAGACCCATTCGCACATTTCCAGACTTCTATATTGTTTATGAATCCCCTCGCCTTTTTCCGCTATTTGAAAATCGATTGCTTAGACGCTCTCGCCCTGAGTTTCCTGACTACGTAAAGTGGCTCAATATCCCTAAAAAATCTGACGATCCTATCGCGCTCCTATCGCGCAGTGGCGGTCAGCGAATGACTGATACGTTTGAAGTATTTCCCTGCCCGCAGCCTGACGAAAACGGACTTTATCGCATTCACTTCTTTGTTCATGGTCTGCGCTATATGCCTTCAGAAACTCAAACGCATATTCAACAACTCAAAGCAGACACCCAACTATTCATCATGCAAGATAGTCAGAACGACTTTGACACCGATGCCCTGCTGCTGCGTACCGAAGACTGTCGCAATGTAGGGTACTGTCCTCGGTATCTCACTAATGATGTACTACAGCTATTGAACAAGGATCCTCAAAATTTGTCGGTGGTGGTGGAGCGCGTCAATCCTCACCCTACACCCGTACAGTTTAGATTGCTCTGTCACCTAAGAGCAAAATGGTCAGAAGCCTTTCAGCCGTTCTCAGGAGATCTGTACAAACCATTGGTAGAAGAGGTCGCCACTACGGTTCATGCGTGTACGCAATAG
- a CDS encoding type II toxin-antitoxin system VapC family toxin, whose product MSTGVKREVVCLDTNVLIWGIKRQANPDQEHMIPRAKDLIHRLEKSRSQVIIPALVLAELLMPVSEANHGELFAELSRKFMIVPFDAQAAFHFATLWKQHKQKQPTTMGENKPTRAKMKIDFMIVATAISRKANCIYSSDSDVANFAKGYLEVRKLPITFTQGRLL is encoded by the coding sequence TTGTCCACAGGAGTTAAAAGAGAGGTTGTCTGCCTAGATACTAATGTCTTGATCTGGGGTATAAAACGACAGGCTAATCCTGATCAGGAACATATGATTCCTCGGGCCAAAGACTTGATACATAGGCTAGAAAAAAGTAGAAGTCAGGTGATTATCCCGGCACTGGTCTTAGCAGAGCTGCTCATGCCCGTCAGCGAGGCAAACCATGGGGAACTCTTCGCTGAACTCAGTAGAAAGTTTATGATTGTGCCTTTCGATGCACAAGCTGCTTTTCACTTTGCGACCCTGTGGAAACAACACAAGCAAAAACAGCCAACGACAATGGGAGAAAACAAGCCAACTAGAGCAAAGATGAAAATCGACTTCATGATAGTGGCAACCGCTATCTCTAGGAAAGCCAACTGCATATACAGTTCGGATTCAGATGTTGCGAACTTCGCTAAAGGCTATCTCGAAGTTCGCAAGCTACCTATCACGTTCACACAGGGACGTTTGCTGTGA